In the Acidobacteriota bacterium genome, one interval contains:
- a CDS encoding alpha-N-arabinofuranosidase gives MLRVPRPLLAVPFLVFPLIVASPGAQGQGPEARIKIDVDRAIGEVHPHVFGNFAEHLGRMIYGGVYEEGSPLSDELGYRKDVMAAVRELDVSILRWPGGNFVSGYNWKDGIGPKDQRPVRIDGAWGALESNRFGTHEFLDYAEALGIEPYICINLGLGTIEDARQWVEYTNEARSTFWANERRKNGRDDPWKVKYWALGNEIDGPWQLGHKNAEDYAKMALEAAKAMRAVDRDIKLVANGPSHYGGDWIHWNRTVLRALRNHVDYIALHTYINNRDDDLERFLGGWSRTIEHYIRVTAAQIREAQSGQPEPRPIFIAYDEWNVWYRAFTAQGLEEIYNFEDALAMGMFFNVFFRHADVVKMANLAQMVNVIAPIMTNREGLFLQPTYFPLVEYGRQRGFTSLDVWVSGPTFSLDKRPPLQYLDVSSTFDPKTRRVFVNVLNRSRDRGITARIESQQGRPRPDIGVWHLYHDDLKATHGFGDDLKVRPTIRSARVDVDGGSFSWTFPKHSLTILELRLE, from the coding sequence ATGCTTCGAGTCCCTCGCCCGCTGCTCGCCGTACCGTTCCTCGTCTTCCCCCTGATCGTCGCCTCACCCGGCGCCCAGGGTCAGGGTCCGGAGGCGCGCATCAAGATCGACGTCGACCGCGCGATCGGCGAGGTGCACCCCCACGTCTTCGGCAACTTCGCCGAGCACCTCGGGCGGATGATCTACGGCGGCGTCTACGAGGAGGGCAGTCCGCTGTCCGACGAGCTGGGCTATCGGAAGGACGTGATGGCCGCCGTCAGGGAGCTCGACGTGTCGATCCTGCGTTGGCCCGGTGGCAACTTCGTGTCGGGCTACAACTGGAAAGACGGCATCGGCCCGAAGGACCAGCGGCCCGTGCGGATCGACGGCGCCTGGGGCGCCCTCGAGTCGAACCGCTTCGGCACGCACGAGTTCCTCGACTACGCCGAGGCTCTCGGCATCGAGCCGTACATCTGCATCAACCTCGGGCTCGGGACGATCGAGGACGCCCGCCAGTGGGTCGAGTACACGAACGAGGCGCGCTCGACCTTCTGGGCGAACGAGCGCCGGAAGAACGGCCGCGACGACCCGTGGAAGGTGAAGTACTGGGCGCTCGGCAACGAGATCGACGGGCCGTGGCAGCTCGGGCACAAGAACGCCGAAGACTACGCGAAGATGGCGCTCGAGGCCGCGAAGGCCATGCGCGCCGTCGACCGCGACATCAAGCTGGTCGCCAACGGCCCGAGCCACTACGGGGGCGACTGGATTCACTGGAACCGCACGGTGCTTCGTGCCCTGCGGAATCACGTCGACTACATTGCGCTGCACACCTACATCAACAACCGCGACGACGATCTCGAGCGGTTCCTCGGCGGGTGGTCGCGCACCATCGAACACTACATCCGCGTGACCGCCGCGCAGATTCGCGAGGCGCAGTCGGGCCAGCCCGAGCCGCGTCCCATCTTCATCGCGTACGACGAATGGAACGTGTGGTACCGCGCGTTCACGGCGCAGGGGCTCGAGGAGATCTACAACTTCGAGGATGCCCTGGCGATGGGCATGTTCTTCAACGTCTTCTTCCGTCACGCCGACGTGGTCAAGATGGCCAACCTCGCGCAGATGGTGAACGTGATTGCGCCCATCATGACGAACCGCGAGGGCCTCTTCCTCCAGCCGACCTACTTCCCGCTCGTCGAGTACGGGAGGCAGCGCGGGTTCACCTCGCTCGACGTCTGGGTGTCGGGGCCCACCTTCAGCCTCGACAAGCGGCCGCCGCTGCAGTACCTGGACGTCTCGTCCACCTTCGACCCGAAGACGCGACGCGTGTTCGTCAACGTCCTCAATCGCAGCCGCGACCGCGGCATCACGGCGCGCATCGAGAGTCAGCAGGGCCGGCCGCGCCCCGACATCGGCGTCTGGCACCTGTACCACGACGATCTGAAAGCCACACACGGCTTCGGCGACGACCTGAAGGTGCGACCCACGATCCGCAGCGCGCGCGTCGACGTCGACGGCGGCTCGTTCTCGTGGACGTTCCCGAAACACTCGCTGACGATCCTCGAGCTGCGCCTCGAGTGA
- a CDS encoding DPP IV N-terminal domain-containing protein: MPVTTPRAARAAVVSCLATLAWPVAAAAQPTAADYERAIGLREKYEAAAVGMAEPATWIDDSPRFWYRRSVAGGHEFLLVDATTLEKRPAFDHERLAKTLSAATGGAHTAVKLPFNRVQFLDKEQTLELRIGGDIWRCALGDYTCQKRETPVGAFGGPGFACAASSADRPAASPDGRREAFVHNYNVAVREKGAEAVTMLSADGSEGDCYDARTIVWAPDSTKVAAYRVRPGHRRLVHYVESSPEDQLQPKHSSRFYAKPGDVLDLEQPMIFHLDAKRQLVVDRALFSSAYDVSPLVWRKDSRAVTFEYNQRGHQVYRVIEVDAATGAARAVINEETPTFFSYSGKKFRHDVGDGEEVIWMSERDGWNHLYLYDGRTGAVKQQITRGEWVVREVLKVDDTKRQIWFAASGMTAGRDPYLVDYYRIGFDGTGLTKVTEADAHHSVAMSSDLAFFVDTYSRVDLAPVMELRRASDGSLVREIERGDLSALEAAGWRPPEVFTAKGRDGTTDIWGVIYRPTTFDPSKKYPVVENIYAGPHAAFVPKGFSAYTQMQAQAEVGFVVVQIDGMGTSFRSKAFHDVAWMNLKDAGFPDRILWHQAVAARYPWYDISRVGIYGTSAGGQNSLGALLFHPDFYHAAVSAVGCHDNRMDKIWWNEQWMGWPIGPHYAESSNVVHAHRLRGQVLLVVGELDTNVDPSSTLQVVNALIKANKDFELLVIPGAGHGPGGAYGERRRFDFFVRHLLGGVPPNWNGLDAEATGPAASWPPASQR, translated from the coding sequence ATGCCCGTGACCACGCCCCGCGCCGCTCGAGCCGCCGTCGTCTCCTGCCTCGCCACCCTGGCCTGGCCCGTCGCCGCCGCCGCGCAGCCGACCGCCGCCGACTACGAGCGGGCGATCGGCCTGCGCGAGAAGTACGAAGCGGCCGCCGTGGGCATGGCCGAGCCCGCCACCTGGATCGACGACAGCCCGCGATTCTGGTACCGGCGCTCCGTCGCCGGCGGCCACGAATTCCTCCTCGTCGACGCCACGACGCTCGAGAAGCGCCCCGCGTTCGACCACGAGCGGCTGGCGAAGACGCTGTCGGCGGCAACGGGCGGTGCTCACACCGCCGTGAAGCTGCCGTTCAACCGGGTCCAGTTCCTCGACAAGGAACAGACCCTCGAGCTGCGCATCGGCGGCGACATCTGGCGCTGCGCGCTCGGCGACTACACGTGCCAGAAGCGCGAGACGCCGGTGGGCGCCTTCGGCGGGCCCGGCTTCGCCTGCGCAGCCTCGTCGGCAGACCGCCCGGCCGCGTCGCCCGACGGCAGGCGCGAAGCGTTCGTGCACAACTACAACGTGGCCGTGCGGGAGAAGGGTGCGGAGGCGGTCACGATGCTGAGCGCCGACGGGTCGGAGGGCGACTGCTACGACGCGCGGACGATCGTCTGGGCGCCGGACTCGACGAAGGTCGCGGCCTACCGCGTGCGGCCGGGCCACCGGCGACTGGTGCACTACGTCGAGTCGTCGCCCGAGGATCAGCTCCAGCCGAAGCACTCGTCGCGGTTCTACGCGAAACCCGGCGACGTGCTCGACCTCGAGCAGCCGATGATCTTCCACCTCGACGCGAAGCGGCAGCTCGTGGTCGATCGAGCGCTCTTCTCGAGTGCCTACGACGTGTCGCCGCTCGTCTGGCGCAAGGACTCGCGCGCGGTGACCTTCGAGTACAACCAGCGTGGACACCAGGTGTACCGCGTGATCGAGGTCGACGCCGCCACCGGCGCGGCGCGCGCCGTGATCAACGAGGAGACACCGACGTTCTTCTCGTACTCGGGCAAGAAGTTCCGCCACGACGTCGGTGACGGCGAGGAAGTGATCTGGATGTCGGAGCGGGACGGGTGGAACCACCTCTATCTCTACGACGGCCGGACCGGCGCGGTGAAGCAGCAGATCACCCGTGGCGAGTGGGTGGTCCGAGAGGTTCTCAAGGTCGACGACACGAAGCGGCAGATCTGGTTCGCGGCGAGCGGCATGACAGCCGGCCGCGATCCATACCTCGTCGACTACTACCGGATCGGGTTCGACGGAACGGGACTGACGAAAGTCACCGAGGCCGACGCGCATCACAGCGTGGCGATGTCGTCCGACCTCGCCTTCTTCGTCGACACCTACTCGCGCGTGGACCTCGCGCCGGTCATGGAGCTGCGCCGCGCGAGCGACGGCTCGCTGGTCCGGGAGATCGAGCGGGGCGACCTCTCGGCGCTCGAAGCGGCGGGATGGCGGCCGCCGGAGGTGTTCACCGCGAAGGGGCGCGACGGGACGACCGACATCTGGGGTGTCATCTACCGGCCGACGACCTTCGACCCGTCGAAGAAGTACCCCGTCGTCGAGAACATCTATGCCGGTCCGCACGCCGCCTTCGTGCCGAAGGGGTTCAGCGCCTACACGCAGATGCAGGCGCAGGCCGAGGTCGGCTTCGTCGTCGTGCAGATCGACGGCATGGGCACGTCCTTCCGCTCGAAAGCCTTCCACGACGTGGCGTGGATGAACCTGAAGGACGCCGGCTTCCCCGACCGCATCCTGTGGCACCAGGCGGTGGCCGCGAGGTACCCGTGGTACGACATCAGCCGCGTGGGCATCTACGGCACGTCGGCGGGCGGGCAGAACTCGCTCGGCGCGCTGCTCTTCCACCCGGACTTCTATCACGCGGCCGTCTCGGCGGTTGGGTGTCACGACAACCGGATGGACAAGATCTGGTGGAACGAACAGTGGATGGGGTGGCCCATCGGGCCGCACTACGCCGAGTCGTCCAACGTCGTGCACGCTCACCGGTTACGGGGGCAGGTCCTGCTCGTGGTCGGCGAGCTCGACACCAACGTCGACCCCTCGTCGACGCTGCAGGTGGTGAACGCGCTCATCAAGGCGAACAAGGACTTCGAGCTGCTGGTGATCCCAGGGGCGGGGCACGGGCCGGGTGGGGCGTATGGCGAGCGGCGGCGGTTCGATTTCTTCGTGCGGCACCTGCTTGGCGGCGTACCGCCGAACTGGAACGGCCTCGACGCGGAAGCGACCGGACCGGCTGCAAGTTGGCCCCCGGCGAGCCAGAGGTAA
- a CDS encoding permease codes for MLALTTTLFVAGWARLISRGRAHQGTAAPEALDGRAPTALQLGIGAVTNFFDTLGIGSFATTTALYRLRRVVPDRIIPGTLNAGHTLPVVAQAFIYTSIIEVDALTLVAMIAASVVGAWLGAGVVAGWPRHRIQIGMGSALLAAAALMLMAQFDLFPAGGAALGVRGTRLGLALAGNFIFGALMTLGIGLYAPCMILVSLLGMNPKAAFPIMMGSCAFLMPVGSLRFIGAGSYSRRAALGLTLGGLPAVLLAAYIVKSLPLVAVRWLVIVVVLYTATSLLRAAWTERRAAPVAAADPTA; via the coding sequence ATGCTCGCCCTGACGACCACGCTGTTCGTGGCCGGCTGGGCTCGGCTCATAAGCCGAGGCCGGGCGCATCAGGGCACCGCGGCCCCTGAAGCGCTCGACGGGCGCGCGCCGACAGCGCTGCAGCTCGGCATCGGCGCCGTCACCAACTTCTTCGATACGCTCGGCATCGGCTCGTTCGCCACGACGACAGCGCTGTACCGGCTGAGGCGCGTGGTTCCCGATCGCATCATTCCTGGGACGCTCAACGCGGGGCACACCCTGCCGGTCGTCGCGCAGGCGTTCATCTACACGTCGATCATCGAGGTGGACGCGCTGACGCTCGTGGCCATGATCGCCGCGTCGGTCGTCGGCGCCTGGTTGGGTGCCGGCGTGGTGGCCGGCTGGCCGCGCCATCGGATTCAAATCGGCATGGGCTCGGCGCTGTTGGCAGCGGCGGCACTGATGCTCATGGCCCAGTTCGATCTCTTTCCGGCCGGCGGCGCGGCGCTCGGCGTCCGTGGCACACGGCTCGGCCTCGCGCTCGCCGGCAACTTCATCTTCGGTGCGCTGATGACGCTGGGCATCGGCCTTTACGCGCCGTGCATGATCCTGGTCAGCCTGCTCGGCATGAACCCGAAGGCCGCCTTCCCCATCATGATGGGCTCGTGCGCGTTCCTGATGCCCGTCGGCAGCCTCCGCTTCATCGGCGCCGGCAGCTACAGCCGGCGCGCCGCACTCGGCCTGACGCTCGGTGGCCTGCCCGCGGTGCTGCTGGCGGCCTACATCGTCAAATCGTTGCCGCTCGTGGCGGTGCGGTGGCTCGTGATCGTGGTCGTCCTCTACACGGCCACAAGCCTGCTTCGCGCGGCGTGGACGGAGCGGCGCGCCGCCCCAGTCGCAGCCGCCGACCCGACCGCGTAG
- a CDS encoding glycoside hydrolase family 127 protein, whose protein sequence is GYVYATERDTLYVNLFAQGSADVTLGSGRRVKLAQQTRYPFEGDVRVTVTPAETGAFTIRVRIPGWARNEPVPSDLYRFAEPSSGAVGLKVNGETVPVALTRGYVTLQRTWEAGDVIELSLPMPVRRVMAHEKVEANRGRVALQRGPLVFAAEWPDNPGGRVRNLVLPDTARLVSEFRAGLLGGVQVVTSRAIALAYGADGRVTTREQEFVAIPYYAWANRGRGQMIVWLPTSEAGAKPTPLPTVATRSTVTTSAGRNPFAINDAEEPAASNDPTSFFSFWPRRGTTEWVEYAFDAPATVSQSEVYWFDDTGRGQTRAPASWRLLYKDGDEWKPVATSDTFGVALDRYNRVAFTPVTTSGLRLEVTLQADVSAGIQEWKVK, encoded by the coding sequence AGGCTACGTCTACGCGACCGAGCGCGACACGCTCTACGTGAACCTCTTCGCGCAGGGATCGGCCGACGTCACGCTCGGCAGCGGGCGCCGCGTGAAGCTCGCGCAGCAGACCCGTTATCCGTTCGAGGGCGACGTCAGGGTCACCGTGACGCCGGCGGAGACCGGAGCGTTCACCATCCGCGTACGGATTCCCGGCTGGGCCCGCAACGAACCGGTGCCGAGCGACCTGTATCGCTTTGCCGAGCCCTCGAGCGGCGCGGTCGGGTTGAAGGTCAACGGGGAGACCGTGCCCGTGGCGCTCACCAGGGGCTACGTGACCCTGCAACGCACGTGGGAGGCCGGCGACGTGATCGAGCTGTCGCTGCCCATGCCCGTGCGACGCGTGATGGCACACGAGAAGGTCGAGGCGAATCGCGGGCGCGTGGCGCTGCAGCGCGGCCCGCTCGTGTTCGCCGCCGAGTGGCCCGACAACCCCGGCGGGCGGGTGAGGAACCTGGTGCTGCCCGACACCGCCCGTCTCGTGTCGGAGTTCCGCGCCGGTCTTCTGGGCGGCGTTCAGGTCGTGACGAGCCGCGCCATCGCGCTCGCCTACGGCGCCGACGGCCGCGTGACGACGCGTGAACAGGAGTTCGTCGCGATTCCTTACTATGCCTGGGCCAACCGGGGACGCGGTCAGATGATCGTCTGGTTGCCGACGTCGGAGGCCGGGGCGAAGCCGACGCCGCTGCCGACCGTGGCGACACGGAGCACCGTCACGACGTCGGCCGGGCGCAATCCCTTCGCCATCAACGACGCGGAAGAGCCCGCCGCGTCGAACGACCCGACCTCGTTCTTCTCGTTCTGGCCGAGACGAGGCACGACCGAGTGGGTCGAGTACGCCTTCGACGCTCCGGCCACGGTGTCGCAGTCGGAGGTCTACTGGTTCGACGACACCGGGCGCGGCCAGACACGGGCGCCGGCTTCCTGGCGCCTGCTCTACAAGGACGGCGACGAGTGGAAGCCGGTCGCGACGTCGGACACGTTCGGCGTCGCACTCGACCGGTACAACCGCGTCGCGTTCACGCCCGTGACCACGAGCGGACTACGGCTCGAGGTGACGCTGCAGGCTGACGTGTCCGCCGGGATCCAGGAGTGGAAAGTGAAGTAG
- a CDS encoding glycoside hydrolase family 127 protein, giving the protein MRDYPVQPVPFTAVDLDDHFWRPRIEINRQDTIPFAFEMCERTGRVDNFLRAAKALRGEPLENTKPPGYPFDDSDVFKVIEGASYSLSVHPDPDLEAYLDDLIAKIGAAQEKDGYLYTTRSIDPKSPHPWAGPERWVLEKDDSHELYNLGHLYEAAVAHYQATGKRSLLDIALRTADLLVETFGPGKRAIWPGHQGTEIGLAKLYRVTGETRYLDLAKFLLDVRGPDGDKGAGREYNQSHVAVLEQNEAVGHAVRATYMYSGMADVAALTGDTDYLEAINTLWENVVTGKLYITGGIGATGRGEAFGAAYELPNMTAYAETCAAIANDYWNHRMFLLHGDAKYIDVMERTLYNGLVSGVALDGKTFFYPNPLESNGQHERSPWFGVACCPSNITRFLASLPGYVYATERDTLYVNLFAQ; this is encoded by the coding sequence ATGCGCGATTACCCCGTGCAGCCGGTCCCGTTCACCGCGGTCGACCTCGACGACCACTTCTGGCGACCGCGGATCGAGATCAACCGCCAGGACACCATCCCGTTCGCCTTCGAGATGTGCGAACGGACGGGGCGCGTCGACAACTTCCTCCGGGCAGCCAAGGCGCTGCGCGGTGAGCCGCTCGAGAACACGAAGCCCCCGGGCTACCCGTTCGACGACAGCGACGTGTTCAAGGTCATCGAAGGCGCCTCGTACTCGCTGAGCGTCCATCCCGACCCCGACCTCGAGGCGTACCTCGACGACCTCATCGCGAAGATCGGCGCGGCCCAGGAGAAGGACGGCTATCTCTACACGACACGTTCAATCGATCCGAAGAGTCCCCACCCCTGGGCGGGGCCCGAACGCTGGGTGCTCGAGAAGGATGACAGCCACGAGCTGTACAACCTGGGTCACCTCTACGAAGCCGCCGTCGCCCACTACCAGGCCACGGGCAAACGATCGCTGCTCGACATCGCGCTCCGCACGGCGGACCTGCTCGTTGAGACCTTCGGTCCCGGCAAGCGCGCCATCTGGCCTGGCCATCAAGGCACCGAGATCGGCCTCGCCAAGCTCTATCGCGTGACAGGAGAGACCAGATACCTCGACTTGGCCAAGTTTCTGCTCGACGTTCGCGGACCAGACGGCGACAAGGGGGCGGGGCGCGAGTACAACCAGTCCCACGTCGCGGTACTCGAGCAGAACGAAGCCGTCGGCCACGCGGTGCGCGCCACCTACATGTACTCGGGCATGGCCGATGTCGCGGCGCTCACGGGCGACACCGACTACCTCGAGGCCATCAACACGCTCTGGGAGAACGTCGTCACCGGCAAGCTCTACATCACCGGCGGCATCGGCGCGACCGGCCGGGGCGAGGCCTTCGGCGCCGCCTACGAGCTGCCGAACATGACGGCCTACGCCGAGACCTGCGCCGCCATCGCCAACGACTACTGGAACCATCGGATGTTCCTGCTGCACGGCGACGCGAAGTACATCGACGTGATGGAGCGCACGCTCTACAACGGGCTCGTCTCCGGCGTCGCGCTCGACGGCAAGACGTTCTTCTATCCGAACCCCCTCGAGTCGAACGGGCAGCACGAGCGCAGCCCGTGGTTCGGCGTCGCGTGCTGCCCGTCGAACATCACACGGTTCCTCGCCTCGCTGCCAGGCTACGTCTACGCGACCGAGCGCGACACGCTCTACGTGAACCTCTTCGCGCAG